In Thermoplasmata archaeon, the following proteins share a genomic window:
- a CDS encoding S8 family serine peptidase encodes MPRVSGLLLPLTLISLLTTHAAPLVPASDIANPATKAKQSAEYSPFTAWELGYTGKGVTICIMDTGVDNNHPSLAGKWLGGADMSKPETPLTPRDGTYDADDTHGHGTTCAGIAMGTGAPEGRYQGSAPGARLVDLRIGTVIGYAPGEGPLKLYDASLKGIQWALEHKDHQWPSGGDEYRGIDILSLSWGIDVGGSSDGSDPYSAGVDRLVEAGIIVVHAAGNDGPDNDGFRGMSAASNGICVAATDDKDTIDRSDDVIADYSSRGPRKDNGDGDPFNELRPDVAAPGTDITQAEFDRVGDGSGNGYGPRGSGTSYATPLVAGIVALMLEANPELSPAVAREILRATAERRGEPSAPDLDPFWNREYGWGIVDAYRAVRMAERTRDVERVDTGLQCFVTSVTVEGRVARARGLAWNRYGELERAEARIDGGAWRPLRLGNGPFGNWSLELNGLAEGNHTLEARALFGNKSSLIYETCFTVPFTGPRGIASGPGILWVAGAVAASLALLVAFRVWKIGGLRRKRTPV; translated from the coding sequence ATGCCCCGTGTCTCTGGGCTCCTGTTACCCCTGACCCTGATATCCCTCCTGACGACCCACGCCGCCCCACTCGTCCCTGCATCCGACATCGCCAACCCAGCCACAAAGGCAAAACAGTCGGCCGAGTACAGTCCGTTCACTGCGTGGGAGCTGGGGTACACAGGGAAAGGGGTGACGATCTGCATCATGGACACGGGCGTGGACAACAACCACCCCAGCCTCGCGGGGAAGTGGCTCGGGGGGGCGGACATGAGCAAGCCCGAGACCCCTCTCACGCCCCGCGATGGGACCTACGACGCTGACGACACCCACGGCCATGGAACAACCTGCGCGGGAATCGCCATGGGCACCGGAGCGCCTGAGGGCAGGTACCAGGGCTCGGCCCCCGGGGCGAGGCTCGTTGACCTGAGAATCGGTACTGTGATTGGCTATGCCCCCGGCGAGGGCCCGCTCAAGCTCTATGACGCTTCCCTGAAGGGAATTCAATGGGCTCTCGAGCACAAAGACCATCAGTGGCCCTCCGGGGGGGATGAGTACAGGGGCATCGACATCCTGAGCCTCTCGTGGGGCATCGACGTCGGTGGCTCATCGGACGGTTCCGACCCCTACTCCGCTGGTGTGGACAGGCTGGTTGAGGCCGGGATAATCGTGGTCCACGCAGCCGGGAACGACGGACCCGACAATGACGGCTTTAGGGGTATGAGCGCAGCCAGCAACGGCATCTGCGTCGCCGCCACCGACGACAAAGACACCATAGACCGCTCGGACGACGTTATCGCGGACTACAGCTCGCGTGGGCCTAGAAAGGACAATGGGGACGGTGACCCTTTCAACGAGCTCAGGCCCGACGTGGCCGCTCCCGGAACGGACATCACACAGGCAGAGTTCGACAGAGTGGGCGACGGCTCTGGGAATGGATACGGGCCTAGGGGGAGCGGCACCTCCTACGCCACACCGCTCGTCGCTGGCATCGTCGCCCTGATGCTGGAGGCGAACCCCGAACTCAGCCCGGCGGTCGCCAGGGAGATTCTCAGGGCCACCGCAGAGAGGAGGGGGGAGCCCTCTGCCCCAGACCTCGACCCCTTCTGGAACAGGGAGTACGGATGGGGGATAGTCGATGCCTATAGGGCAGTCAGAATGGCTGAGAGGACGCGTGACGTTGAAAGGGTTGACACCGGCCTCCAGTGCTTCGTTACAAGCGTCACTGTCGAAGGTCGGGTGGCGAGGGCGCGGGGACTCGCTTGGAATAGATACGGGGAGCTCGAGAGGGCCGAGGCCAGAATCGACGGCGGCGCGTGGAGACCCCTGCGCCTAGGGAACGGCCCCTTCGGCAACTGGTCTCTCGAACTCAATGGGCTGGCCGAGGGCAACCACACTCTCGAGGCCAGGGCTCTCTTCGGAAATAAGAGCTCCCTCATTTACGAAACTTGCTTCACCGTACCCTTCACTGGACCTCGTGGGATTGCCTCGGGCCCCGGAATTCTCTGGGTGGCCGGAGCGGTTGCGGCCTCTCTGGCGCTCTTGGTGGCCTTCAGGGTCTGGAAAATCGGGGGGCTCCGGAGGAAAAGGACGCCGGTCTGA
- a CDS encoding peptidase M17, with product MEGDLAKAARVAVRTVLAVDRGERVLIVTNPHEDGQRISRELFDAAAEVGAAPVLITQPVKTQLDFAEEAVLAAIRSAPEVMISISRQKLGKDRVALRRPYRMGKRKYDSAFQYLLAAKKSRAFWSPGVTAEMFARTVPVDYSRMGRDCRALAKLLDGAEAVHIETERGTDILIGLRGRRSHLDDGDFSQPGRGGNLPAGEVFVSPELGASNGRVVFDGSIATDRGELVLRGPVIVEVEGGFVRRISGGSEAKRLREAVARGAAAARRLAEQGRLSDREAERYIANARAIGELGIGLNRAARVVGNILEDEKVYRTCHIAIGSNYDNDGPALIHYDGVINEPTLTAILRSGKERTLLERGELRV from the coding sequence ATGGAGGGAGACCTCGCGAAGGCTGCACGCGTCGCGGTTCGAACCGTTCTCGCGGTAGATAGAGGTGAGAGAGTGCTCATCGTGACCAACCCCCACGAGGACGGCCAGAGGATATCGAGAGAGCTCTTCGACGCCGCGGCGGAGGTCGGGGCGGCGCCTGTGCTCATCACCCAGCCAGTTAAGACCCAGCTCGACTTCGCCGAGGAGGCCGTGCTGGCGGCGATAAGGAGCGCGCCGGAGGTCATGATATCTATAAGCCGCCAGAAGCTCGGCAAGGACCGGGTGGCCCTGAGGAGGCCCTACCGGATGGGGAAAAGAAAATATGACAGTGCATTTCAGTATCTTCTCGCGGCGAAGAAATCACGCGCCTTCTGGTCCCCGGGCGTCACGGCGGAGATGTTCGCGCGAACAGTCCCCGTGGACTATTCGAGAATGGGTCGGGACTGCAGGGCGCTGGCTAAATTGCTGGACGGGGCCGAGGCGGTTCACATAGAGACGGAGAGAGGGACAGATATACTCATCGGCCTGAGGGGAAGAAGGAGCCACCTCGACGATGGCGACTTCTCACAGCCCGGGAGGGGCGGGAACCTGCCCGCTGGGGAGGTCTTCGTCTCGCCAGAGCTGGGGGCCTCGAATGGCAGGGTGGTATTTGACGGGAGCATCGCCACGGACAGGGGGGAGCTGGTGCTCAGGGGGCCCGTTATTGTGGAGGTCGAGGGGGGCTTCGTCCGGAGAATATCCGGCGGCTCCGAAGCGAAGAGGCTCAGGGAGGCGGTGGCGAGGGGTGCGGCGGCGGCCCGCAGGCTCGCGGAGCAAGGGAGGCTCTCCGATAGGGAGGCTGAGAGATACATCGCAAACGCCCGCGCGATAGGCGAGCTTGGGATAGGACTCAACCGCGCCGCGCGCGTTGTTGGCAATATTCTGGAGGACGAGAAGGTCTATAGGACCTGCCACATCGCGATCGGGTCTAACTACGACAACGACGGCCCCGCTCTCATCCACTACGACGGGGTAATAAACGAGCCCACCCTCACGGCGATTCTCCGCTCGGGAAAGGAGAGGACGCTGCTGGAGAGGGGTGAGCTTAGGGTCTAG
- a CDS encoding fibronectin type III domain-containing protein: MTGASRMSPRAGVSIVLLITLLINQPAGSGLIYLKLPGDGLEITERAGHSSASRTRPNPRQEAPPAPTSWPRFPSSAGIIPNLGQISDPEVLFCTGEAHFTSRGVIFRVIGGGDRARPTAPLLSTSSLSGRTDSTASSFRSSAWVYRMEFDGANRVRPEELGSPIYRINFYFGNDSKRWVSGVPVYSGLVYRNLYDGIDLVFRAVAGGLKYDFIVEPGADPSRIRLRYEGASVSTDGSSLLISTPAGVLREGELGAFEGPLPLAGADVGIEHPATAYCEGGLEEVSGRVVVEGDTVGYSVVRDPGMTLVIDPLIFSTYIGGWAEDGAVSLALSPSGTIYMAGETRSLDFPSTPGAYQEALSGGRDVVVLELSHDGTSLLRATYLGGSLEERAGELKVGAEGNIYLVGTTLSPDFPVTPGCPDSTLGGDSDAFVAIFTPDCARLDFSTYLGGSSEEFGSSLEWAPDGAIYIGGETRSSDFPVTDGALNVSRPGTGDVFVAGIHADGGIFTSAVFGGSGREGSVSIRRDPAGQLVVSGSTTSTDFPVTSGAHDRSHNGGIDVFITRGSFSGPTPILQSTFLGGSGDDICTGMALDSNGIVHVAGQTFSGNFPTTAKAYSLVYSGSGDAFAASASRDLSALLFSTYIGGSGADLVSAVGLDTDGCLLLTGGTASPEFPVTQDASGTGPPAGMDVFLLKLVNGSGLRFSTLFGGKGEDAAEALVVDSEGVVCLAGRTASQDFPVSEGCHDAFYNQGGDIFVLALRPPDPPSPPRIVEVRAGPGEVELRWSPPEHDGRSPILGYRIHRGPVSSNLSLLAAVDGSTTRYRDTGVRNGTTYFYALSAFNRFEEGLMSEVVRAAPESVPGPPLNLTARPNDRTVILYWSPPENDGGWRVFEYRIYRGMEPGGLHPFATRNADATTFQDIGLENGASYFYAVSAVNRLGEGPRTGAVEATPGFPPGPPRNLRAEGVGAFIELRWEPPEFDGYNRILSYSVYKRERGALDNVVARPGPGETFWRDGPLEPGKVCSYYITARNAVGDSPPSSVVTASADEAPSAPPGVMAVSRSGPIELSWREPNSDGGSPILYYNIYRGGGEAGLFEPRARVDDALWFLDTEVTEGRRYFYRVAAVNEMGEGPASEAVSAVSDSTPPMVSLREPAEGAFLANRIVIVSGPAWDSNELLRVEVLAGGTHPAGLSAGNWSCRLELDEGRHTIVAVAMDVGGNIAVASVNVTVDLTPPQVCITRPAPGLVTSRRWMEVEGLASDNFRLESVEVSANGSIWFPAAGRPGWRALVEARHGELEVIAVATDAAGNAAVASVNVTSDLEPPYVEIVYPEDGVRVRAKACPFITRARVAASDDHALSRVELSTDGIRWVPARLDLHWSADIVLDSGEQVICARAVDAAGNVRYHNITVLVETPPPGAAPLELWAPALAAGVAAAVLGSVFLRRRRGPPPQPLNQKTNMGAGAG; this comes from the coding sequence ATGACCGGGGCTAGCCGGATGAGTCCGCGGGCGGGAGTTTCGATTGTTCTGTTGATAACATTGCTCATCAATCAGCCCGCCGGCTCCGGTCTTATTTATTTAAAGCTCCCAGGCGACGGACTGGAAATCACTGAGCGTGCGGGCCACTCCTCAGCTAGCAGGACCAGACCAAACCCACGCCAAGAAGCACCGCCCGCACCGACGAGTTGGCCGCGATTCCCGAGCAGCGCAGGAATCATCCCGAACCTCGGCCAGATATCCGACCCTGAAGTCCTTTTCTGCACGGGCGAAGCGCACTTCACCTCCCGCGGTGTAATTTTTAGAGTGATTGGCGGCGGCGACAGGGCCCGCCCTACGGCCCCCCTCCTCTCAACCTCCTCTCTCTCTGGCCGAACCGACTCCACAGCCTCTTCATTCCGGAGCAGCGCGTGGGTCTACAGGATGGAGTTCGACGGTGCGAACAGGGTCCGGCCTGAGGAGCTCGGCAGTCCGATATACAGAATCAATTTCTACTTCGGCAACGACTCAAAGCGCTGGGTCTCTGGCGTTCCGGTCTACTCGGGGCTGGTCTACAGGAATCTCTATGATGGAATCGATCTCGTTTTCAGGGCGGTGGCGGGGGGCCTGAAGTACGACTTCATCGTCGAGCCGGGCGCGGACCCCTCTCGTATTCGCCTGAGGTATGAGGGGGCATCGGTTTCGACCGACGGCTCCAGCCTGCTCATCAGCACACCCGCGGGAGTCCTGAGGGAGGGAGAGTTGGGGGCTTTCGAGGGCCCACTCCCCCTGGCCGGCGCGGATGTTGGAATCGAACATCCAGCTACGGCGTATTGCGAGGGGGGGCTGGAGGAGGTTAGTGGGAGGGTGGTCGTCGAGGGGGACACGGTTGGCTACAGTGTTGTCCGTGACCCCGGCATGACGCTTGTTATTGACCCCCTGATATTCTCCACCTACATCGGAGGCTGGGCCGAGGATGGCGCGGTATCCCTCGCCCTTTCGCCCTCGGGGACCATCTACATGGCCGGCGAGACCCGCTCGCTCGACTTCCCCTCCACGCCGGGGGCCTATCAAGAGGCCCTTTCGGGAGGGAGGGACGTTGTGGTACTCGAGTTGAGTCACGACGGCACCAGCCTCCTGCGCGCCACATACCTCGGAGGAAGTCTGGAGGAGCGGGCGGGCGAGCTCAAGGTAGGAGCCGAGGGCAACATCTATCTGGTGGGCACAACGCTCTCTCCCGACTTCCCCGTCACCCCCGGCTGCCCCGACAGCACTCTCGGTGGCGATTCGGACGCATTTGTCGCCATATTCACCCCGGACTGCGCGCGCCTTGACTTCTCGACCTATCTCGGCGGCTCATCGGAGGAATTCGGAAGCTCCCTCGAGTGGGCTCCTGACGGAGCGATTTATATCGGAGGAGAGACGCGCTCATCCGACTTCCCGGTGACGGACGGAGCGCTCAACGTATCCCGCCCTGGCACGGGTGATGTATTCGTCGCCGGCATCCACGCCGACGGCGGGATATTCACGTCGGCCGTATTCGGGGGCTCGGGGAGGGAGGGCAGCGTCTCGATTCGCCGGGACCCCGCCGGACAGCTCGTGGTCTCCGGCTCGACGACCTCCACGGATTTTCCAGTGACCTCTGGCGCCCACGACCGGAGCCACAATGGAGGCATTGATGTTTTCATCACCAGAGGCAGTTTCAGCGGCCCGACCCCAATCCTCCAGTCGACCTTCCTCGGAGGCTCGGGCGACGATATCTGCACCGGAATGGCTCTGGATTCGAATGGCATCGTTCATGTCGCTGGACAGACCTTCTCCGGCAACTTCCCGACCACCGCCAAGGCTTACTCCCTCGTCTACTCCGGCTCGGGCGATGCTTTCGCGGCGAGCGCCAGCCGGGACCTCAGTGCCCTTCTCTTCTCCACGTATATCGGCGGCTCGGGCGCGGACCTCGTCTCCGCCGTCGGGCTGGACACCGACGGATGCCTTCTCCTCACAGGAGGAACTGCCTCCCCGGAGTTCCCCGTCACTCAGGACGCGAGCGGGACCGGGCCTCCGGCCGGAATGGACGTGTTCCTCCTGAAGCTCGTCAACGGCTCGGGCCTGCGCTTCTCGACTCTCTTCGGGGGAAAGGGCGAAGACGCCGCCGAGGCCCTCGTCGTTGACTCGGAGGGCGTTGTCTGTCTGGCGGGCCGGACAGCCTCGCAAGATTTCCCGGTGAGCGAGGGCTGCCACGACGCTTTCTACAATCAGGGAGGCGACATCTTCGTCCTCGCACTTCGCCCGCCCGACCCCCCCAGCCCTCCCCGTATAGTCGAAGTCCGGGCCGGGCCCGGAGAGGTCGAGCTGAGGTGGTCCCCCCCGGAGCACGATGGCCGCTCTCCGATTCTCGGGTACCGAATTCACAGGGGCCCTGTGAGCAGCAACCTCTCGCTCCTCGCCGCGGTTGACGGTAGCACCACCCGGTACCGCGACACAGGAGTGCGGAACGGCACGACATACTTCTACGCCCTGTCCGCGTTCAACAGGTTCGAGGAGGGCTTAATGTCGGAGGTGGTCAGGGCCGCGCCCGAGTCGGTCCCCGGGCCGCCGCTTAACCTGACCGCGAGACCGAACGACCGGACTGTGATTCTCTATTGGTCGCCGCCCGAGAACGACGGGGGCTGGCGTGTCTTCGAGTACAGAATCTACCGAGGAATGGAGCCGGGCGGTCTCCACCCCTTCGCCACGAGGAACGCGGATGCCACGACGTTTCAGGACATCGGTCTGGAGAACGGCGCGAGCTATTTTTATGCGGTCTCCGCCGTCAACAGGCTCGGGGAGGGGCCGCGCACCGGGGCCGTCGAGGCGACTCCCGGATTTCCCCCCGGACCCCCCCGCAATCTCAGGGCCGAGGGAGTCGGGGCATTCATTGAGCTGCGGTGGGAGCCCCCAGAGTTCGATGGCTACAACAGAATTCTCAGCTACTCCGTCTACAAAAGGGAGAGGGGTGCCCTAGACAACGTCGTGGCCCGTCCCGGCCCGGGGGAGACCTTCTGGAGGGACGGACCCCTCGAGCCGGGAAAGGTTTGCTCCTACTACATCACCGCCCGTAACGCCGTGGGCGATTCTCCGCCGAGCAGCGTGGTCACAGCGTCGGCTGACGAGGCCCCTTCCGCGCCCCCCGGGGTCATGGCGGTCTCGAGGTCCGGGCCGATAGAGCTGAGCTGGCGCGAGCCCAACAGCGATGGCGGGTCCCCCATTCTTTATTACAATATCTACAGGGGCGGGGGCGAAGCGGGGCTCTTCGAGCCTAGGGCCCGTGTTGACGATGCGCTATGGTTCCTCGACACTGAGGTCACTGAGGGAAGAAGGTACTTCTATAGGGTGGCTGCTGTTAATGAGATGGGCGAGGGACCGGCGAGCGAGGCGGTATCGGCCGTTTCGGACTCGACCCCCCCGATGGTCTCGCTCCGGGAACCGGCAGAGGGGGCGTTCCTCGCCAATAGAATAGTGATTGTCTCGGGCCCGGCGTGGGACTCCAATGAGCTGCTTAGGGTCGAGGTCCTTGCCGGAGGAACCCATCCCGCGGGCCTCAGCGCGGGCAACTGGTCCTGCAGGCTGGAGCTGGACGAGGGCCGACACACCATAGTCGCGGTCGCGATGGACGTCGGAGGCAACATTGCGGTCGCCTCCGTGAATGTCACCGTTGACCTCACGCCACCCCAGGTCTGCATAACGCGGCCCGCCCCCGGCTTGGTGACGAGCCGCCGCTGGATGGAGGTCGAGGGTCTCGCCTCGGACAACTTCAGGCTTGAGAGCGTCGAGGTCAGCGCCAACGGTTCCATCTGGTTCCCCGCCGCGGGGAGGCCGGGCTGGAGGGCGCTGGTCGAGGCTCGCCACGGCGAGCTCGAGGTTATCGCAGTCGCCACAGACGCCGCGGGGAACGCCGCAGTCGCGAGCGTGAACGTCACCAGCGACCTAGAGCCCCCCTATGTAGAGATTGTTTACCCGGAGGACGGCGTGAGAGTTCGGGCCAAGGCCTGTCCATTCATAACCAGGGCTCGCGTTGCGGCCTCGGATGACCACGCACTGAGCCGTGTGGAGCTCTCCACGGACGGCATCAGGTGGGTCCCCGCGCGCCTCGACCTCCACTGGAGCGCCGACATCGTGCTCGACAGTGGCGAGCAGGTCATATGCGCCCGCGCGGTGGACGCGGCGGGCAACGTGCGCTACCACAACATAACCGTTCTCGTGGAGACCCCCCCTCCGGGAGCTGCTCCCCTCGAGCTCTGGGCGCCCGCCCTGGCGGCCGGCGTGGCGGCGGCGGTGCTCGGCTCGGTCTTTCTCCGTCGCAGAAGGGGCCCTCCACCACAACCCTTAAATCAAAAAACCAATATGGGCGCGGGAGCGGGGTAA
- a CDS encoding phosphoribosyltransferase family protein translates to MRNLREESFRELFHGGRARPRYRNRSHAGRVLAESLKDLAGQPCTVLAVPNGGVPVGIEIARALGAELGIELVRKLQIPGNTEAGFGAMGLGGGVVLNRELVFLLGLREADIRKAQEATKEELERRRAEFGPVEAPVEGRVVVLTDDGLASGYTMLAAVRSVRARSPSKIVVAVPTAPPESVRMVGAEADRIVCPDVRGGGPFAVADAYEDWYDLTTREAVEALAAFLSERGLRGTNKH, encoded by the coding sequence ATGAGAAACCTTCGGGAGGAGAGCTTTAGAGAGCTGTTCCATGGAGGGCGAGCGAGGCCCCGCTACCGCAACAGGAGCCACGCTGGGAGGGTGCTGGCTGAGTCGCTGAAGGACCTCGCTGGCCAGCCCTGCACAGTTCTGGCGGTTCCCAACGGTGGCGTGCCGGTTGGGATAGAAATCGCGCGCGCCCTTGGCGCGGAACTCGGTATCGAGCTCGTTCGAAAGCTTCAGATACCCGGCAACACGGAGGCGGGCTTCGGCGCCATGGGTCTGGGGGGCGGGGTGGTGCTCAATCGCGAACTGGTTTTCCTCCTCGGTCTGCGCGAGGCGGACATCAGGAAGGCGCAGGAGGCGACGAAGGAGGAGCTGGAACGCAGGCGAGCGGAGTTCGGGCCGGTTGAGGCGCCCGTGGAGGGCAGGGTGGTCGTCCTGACCGACGACGGCCTTGCCTCTGGATACACGATGCTCGCGGCCGTCCGCTCCGTCCGTGCCCGCTCTCCTTCGAAAATCGTTGTGGCGGTCCCGACCGCCCCGCCGGAGTCCGTCAGGATGGTCGGTGCCGAGGCGGACAGAATCGTCTGCCCCGACGTGAGGGGCGGCGGCCCCTTCGCGGTCGCCGATGCCTATGAGGACTGGTACGACCTCACCACGCGGGAGGCTGTGGAGGCACTGGCCGCTTTTCTCTCAGAGAGAGGGCTCAGGGGCACCAACAAGCATTAA
- a CDS encoding Ig-like domain-containing protein yields the protein MTARAALIALTLLVTLPPASAPETHARGLSAGSAPHFPPEGTPGPRDWTVASTEVVANETLVVCGNITVGSGGCLRLENAALLFNCTSPGEFGLLVKSGGELIAHNSRLDSASGNSYGLRALYGSSVVLSNSTISRAGTCSTEPELSGPVIETSSALLENSTFSFSAAGLCIVGAPLSVRDCTFTANVVGLVASAGSCSLVRCSLEGNTGAAVLLLNSSRLETLDCGLNPIDVTVADSSSALKLAWSLDARVIFDNQTPAAGAILSVRPFDGPEELYQADELGEVRGARVLSHTVLNRGVRYHGPFNISANSGGHKSWLVRDVSEPLNITILIDVTPPLVFIDFPENGTWLNATQITVRGRALDRLERTGEAGVALVEVSLDGGDWAPAEGTREWSLRLENLREGDHMLEVRAWDLWRNMGRAVALFTIDLTPPSLDVWPPPGHLTSSLNVTVRITSDGQSLFFNGARLEAFEPNTPLELVWSLESEGENRALVEAVDGVGNSARSELLVVRDTLPPTIRILSPAPFSEHAEVVIPVEGECSDPHGVALVEVSADRRNWTRCEGNESWRTLVALMEGTAKVYIRARDTLGNQAETSLVVFIRRPDLSPPVIEVLYPTNGSALGLSQVTVIGRARDPSGVSSVQLSLDGAVWVAAEGAESWSCALNLSIGWNIIRVRAADRAGNTAALELWVLYEPPPPDTTPPELEILNPSPGLRVGEGRVVVSGIVRDPSGIECVEVSRSGRGWKRCVLTGEVWSGTVALAPGNNTIVVRAFDRCGNRATASTYVFLATDEGRALDLVPIASLLAAIGMTALGLWLAWRAYGGRGTPSGRGYDGTDSEEE from the coding sequence ATGACGGCGCGCGCCGCCCTAATAGCGCTCACCCTCCTCGTGACTCTACCCCCCGCTTCGGCTCCGGAGACCCACGCCCGGGGGCTCTCCGCAGGGTCTGCACCTCATTTCCCTCCCGAGGGAACCCCAGGTCCCCGGGACTGGACAGTCGCCTCGACCGAGGTGGTGGCCAACGAAACCCTCGTGGTTTGCGGGAACATCACCGTTGGCTCGGGGGGGTGCCTCAGATTGGAAAACGCCGCGCTGCTATTCAACTGCACATCCCCGGGCGAATTTGGTCTCCTTGTGAAGTCTGGAGGGGAGCTAATCGCCCACAACTCGAGGCTGGACAGCGCCTCGGGGAATTCCTACGGCCTCCGTGCCCTGTATGGCTCAAGCGTTGTTCTCTCAAATAGCACCATCTCCCGGGCCGGGACCTGCTCGACTGAACCGGAGCTCTCGGGCCCGGTTATCGAGACCTCGAGCGCTCTTCTAGAGAACTCGACCTTCTCTTTCTCGGCTGCGGGCCTCTGCATCGTCGGCGCCCCCCTCTCGGTGCGCGACTGCACATTCACGGCAAACGTGGTGGGACTGGTCGCTTCCGCGGGCTCTTGCTCGCTCGTCCGCTGCTCGCTCGAGGGGAACACCGGCGCGGCGGTCCTGCTACTCAATTCATCCCGACTCGAGACCCTAGACTGCGGGCTCAACCCCATCGATGTAACCGTCGCTGATTCATCCAGCGCCCTCAAGCTCGCCTGGAGTCTCGATGCCAGAGTAATATTCGACAACCAGACACCCGCGGCAGGTGCTATCCTCTCTGTCCGCCCCTTCGACGGCCCCGAGGAGCTCTACCAGGCCGACGAACTAGGGGAGGTCAGGGGAGCGCGGGTTCTCTCCCACACAGTACTCAACCGAGGCGTAAGGTATCACGGACCTTTCAATATATCCGCGAACTCCGGCGGCCATAAGAGCTGGCTCGTCCGTGATGTCTCGGAACCCCTGAACATTACCATCCTCATCGACGTCACGCCACCCCTCGTCTTCATAGACTTCCCAGAAAACGGGACGTGGCTGAACGCAACACAAATTACGGTGCGTGGGAGGGCCCTGGACAGGCTAGAGAGGACGGGGGAAGCGGGCGTTGCGCTTGTCGAAGTTTCGCTTGACGGAGGTGACTGGGCTCCGGCGGAGGGGACGCGGGAATGGTCCCTGAGACTCGAGAACCTAAGGGAGGGGGACCATATGCTCGAGGTCCGGGCATGGGACCTTTGGAGAAATATGGGGAGGGCGGTCGCACTCTTCACCATAGACCTCACCCCCCCATCGCTCGATGTCTGGCCACCGCCGGGTCACCTGACCTCCTCCCTGAATGTGACGGTCCGAATAACCTCCGATGGACAATCCCTCTTTTTTAACGGCGCCCGTCTTGAGGCCTTCGAGCCCAACACTCCCCTCGAGCTAGTGTGGTCCCTCGAGAGCGAGGGCGAGAACCGAGCCCTCGTCGAGGCAGTGGACGGGGTTGGCAACTCCGCTCGCAGCGAGCTGCTCGTGGTTCGCGACACGCTCCCGCCGACCATCAGAATTCTCTCGCCCGCGCCCTTCTCCGAGCATGCCGAAGTGGTCATTCCGGTCGAAGGGGAGTGCTCCGACCCCCACGGGGTGGCTCTTGTTGAAGTCAGCGCGGATCGGCGGAACTGGACCCGATGCGAGGGTAATGAGAGCTGGCGGACTCTCGTGGCTCTGATGGAGGGCACCGCCAAAGTGTATATAAGGGCGAGGGACACGCTCGGTAATCAGGCCGAGACTTCACTGGTCGTTTTCATCAGGCGCCCGGACCTCTCGCCGCCCGTGATAGAGGTTCTTTACCCAACCAACGGCTCTGCTCTCGGGCTGAGTCAGGTGACAGTAATTGGGCGGGCTCGTGACCCAAGCGGCGTCTCAAGCGTCCAGCTGTCTCTGGATGGAGCCGTCTGGGTAGCAGCCGAGGGGGCGGAGAGCTGGAGCTGTGCGCTTAACCTATCCATCGGATGGAACATCATCCGCGTGAGGGCTGCGGACCGCGCGGGCAACACCGCCGCTCTTGAACTCTGGGTCCTCTACGAGCCCCCGCCGCCGGATACGACGCCACCCGAGCTGGAAATTCTCAACCCTTCACCCGGGCTCAGGGTGGGCGAGGGGAGGGTGGTGGTCTCAGGAATCGTCCGTGACCCTTCCGGAATTGAATGCGTCGAAGTATCGAGGAGCGGGAGGGGATGGAAAAGGTGCGTGCTCACGGGAGAAGTGTGGTCGGGCACCGTGGCGCTTGCGCCCGGCAATAACACGATCGTGGTGAGGGCGTTCGACAGGTGCGGGAACCGCGCCACGGCATCGACCTATGTTTTTCTCGCAACCGACGAGGGTCGGGCATTGGACTTGGTCCCGATAGCGAGTCTGCTCGCGGCCATCGGAATGACGGCTCTCGGTCTCTGGCTCGCCTGGAGGGCGTACGGTGGGCGCGGGACTCCATCCGGCCGGGGTTATGATGGCACTGATAGCGAGGAGGAGTAG
- a CDS encoding methyltransferase — protein sequence MKKAPVGVAYTVGGQRVVLCGDDRVYPPSEDSLLLASGLGRMELRGRKVLELGTGAGLAGILCALRGAEVVCTDINPHAARLARKNAKKNGVGARVEVVMTNLFDGISGRFDLVLFNPPHLPTEEGDLTRDPWLDASVCGGPDGLEVARRFLGGLPAHLAMGGQALLVLSLRPGAVPPPAPGLGMRKLRSRRLDFEELALFEVKADVRPSRRAGRGDQQRPVVSRVHRSER from the coding sequence ATGAAAAAGGCTCCGGTGGGGGTGGCGTACACAGTCGGCGGCCAAAGGGTTGTGCTGTGTGGCGACGACAGGGTCTACCCGCCCTCTGAGGACAGCCTTCTCCTCGCCTCCGGCCTTGGGAGAATGGAGCTAAGAGGGAGAAAGGTTCTCGAGCTCGGAACGGGCGCGGGCCTTGCGGGAATTCTCTGCGCCCTCCGGGGGGCGGAGGTGGTCTGCACGGACATCAATCCTCACGCTGCGAGACTCGCGAGAAAGAATGCGAAAAAGAATGGCGTCGGTGCGAGGGTGGAGGTCGTGATGACGAATCTTTTCGATGGGATAAGTGGGCGGTTCGACCTCGTGCTCTTCAACCCGCCCCACCTGCCGACCGAGGAGGGCGACCTGACCCGGGATCCGTGGCTCGACGCCTCGGTCTGCGGCGGCCCGGACGGCCTCGAGGTGGCGCGGCGCTTTCTTGGGGGGCTTCCAGCGCACCTCGCGATGGGCGGCCAAGCCCTCCTCGTTCTCTCCCTCAGGCCCGGAGCGGTGCCGCCCCCGGCGCCGGGCCTCGGGATGAGGAAGCTGCGCTCGCGCAGACTGGACTTCGAAGAGCTAGCGCTGTTCGAGGTGAAGGCGGATGTGAGACCGAGCCGACGGGCGGGGAGGGGAGACCAGCAGCGGCCCGTGGTATCGCGTGTTCACAGGAGTGAGCGATGA